The following is a genomic window from Niabella soli DSM 19437.
ATGAAACAGATCCATCCAATATTCATTCGTCTTAAGTGTTTTTAAAATTTCTGTGGCACGCTGATTATCGTCCCAGAAACCGGGACTTAGAGAAAGCTGTTTATCTTCATTTATTTTCTGCTGACGATTCTCGACGTCAAAGAAACCTCCTTACCCCGAGAACGCGGGACCGCATATCCTGTAATTTTTCCTGTGTCATAGTTTGCAAAGATACGGCGTATTTCTGATTTATGATCTATTATTGGCCCAACTCCGGTACTTCTATTAAGCTCTCTTGCGTCGCTCCGTTCAACTGCTGTGCTTCTATTTTCCAACGGGACATGGGGGACCTGTGCGACCAGAAAACATTCCCCCAATTTGTCCGATTGGTTTCATGACATGGTTGAACTATCTTTGCAAGTACCGTTGACCTACGGTTCATTTTTAAACCAATCCATATATTATGGATGACTTTATTGCAGCACGGTCCCAGATGGCACTTTCGCTGGGTTTCCACATAATTTTTTCCTGCATCGGCATGATCATGCCGTTCTTTATGGCGGTTTCGCATTACAAATGGCTGAAAAACGGCGATCCGGTTTACCGGAATGTAACCCGCGCCTGGAGCCGGGGCGTCGCCATTTTTTTTGCAACGGGAGCCGTTTCCGGCACCGTGCTTTCGTTTGAACTGGGGCTATTGTGGCCGGAATTTATGAAGCACGCCGGTCCTATTTTCGGCATGCCTTTTTCCCTCGAAGGCACCGCCTTTTTTATTGAAGCTATCGCACTGGGATTTTATTTGTATGGATGGAACCGTTTTAATAAATGGTTTCACTGGTGGACAGGTGTCGTGGTGGGCGTCAGTGGATTGCTATCCGGGATCCTGGTGGTAGCCGCCAACGCCTGGATGAATAGCCCGGCAGGATTTGATTATGTAAACGGGCAGTATATTAATATCGACCCCATTGCAGCTATGTTCAACAAAGCCTGGTTCTCTCAGGCGCTACATATGATCCTGGCGGCGCTTACGGCTACCGGTTTTGCTGTTGCGGGGGTGCATGCTTTCATGATCCTAAAAAGAAAAAATATCCGTTTTCACAGAAAGGCCTTCCGCATTGCTGCTGTTTTTGCATGCGTAGGTGCTGTGCTGCAACCGCTAAGCGGGGATATTTCCGCCAAAAATGTGGGCGCACGGCAACCTGAAAAGCTGGCGGCCATGGAAGCCCATTTCAAAACAGAAGCAAAAGCCGGTTTAATTATTGGCGGCATCCCGGATGTAAAAAATGAAACGGTGCGTTACGCGATAAAAATTCCCGGCGCGCTCAGCTTTCTGGCGCATGGTGACTTTAGCACGCCGGTTACCGGACTGGATGCATTTCCAAAAGACTCCCGGCCGCCCGTAGCCATCACCCACTATGCCTTTCAGACCATGGTGGCCATTGGCATGCTGATGCTCCTGATCGCTGTGTTTTATTTTTTCACCTTGTGGAAACGGAAAAAATGGCTGGAGAAACGGTGGCTGCTGAAATTATTTGCGCTGGCCACACCCGCGGGTTTTTTGGCGGTTGAAGCGGGATGGACGGTAACAGAAGTAGGCCGGCAACCCTGGATCATTTACGGCATTATGCGTACCCGTGATGCGGTTACTCCGATGCCGGGAATCGTTTATTCTTTTTACATCTTTACGGCGGTTTATTTTTCATTAAGTATAATAGTCGTGTTTTTATTATACCGGCAGGTAAAGATGGTGGGGCAATTGTATGATGTATCATAAAAATTTGATGTTTGACGTCCGAAGTCAGCAACAAACCAAAAACAATAAACAATAAATAATGAAATGCTCTATATCGTAATGGCCTATTTGTGGGCAGCGGTGCTGCTGTATGTTTTGATGGGCGGCGCTGATTTTGGTGCCGGGATCCTCGAATTTTTTTCCACGCAAAAAAGCAAGGATAAAACACGGACGGTCATGTACCGCGCCATCGGTCCGATCTGGGAAGCGAACCATATGTGGCTGATCATTGCCATAGTGGTATTGTTTGTAGGCTTCCCGGTTATTTATTCAACCCTATCTGTTTATCTCCATATTCCTTTAGCCATCATGCTGCTGGGTATCGTTGCCCGTGGCACGGCTTTCAGCTTCCGGAATTATGATGCGGTAAAAGACCGTATGCAGGGCATCTATTCAAAAACATTTATGTATTCCAGCGTGATAACGCCTTTGTTCCTGGGCATTATTGCAGGCAGTGCCGTTTCCGGAAAGATCAACTTGCAGGCAACTAGCTTTGTAGAGGCCTATATCTTCAGTTGGCTGGGATTTTTCCAGGTGGCTGTTGGCGTATTCACGGTAACCATATGCGGCTTCCTTGCCGCGATCTTTATTATCGGAGAAACAAAAACCGAGGCGGACCGGCTGCGTTTTATAACCAAAGCCAAACACATGAGCATTGCAGCATTAACTGCCGCTGCGCTGGTACTGCTGGCAGCATTCAAAGATGGAGTTCCCCTGACACACTGGCTTTTCGGCAACCCGGTAAGTTTTACCTGTGTGCTCCTCGCCGTGGTTTCGCTTGCATGGATGTGGGTTTCGCTGTTTCGTCAGTCTACAAAATGGCTGCGTATTATTGCCGGCGCACAAATCACCCTATTGCTCGTTGCCATCACTTATGAACACTACCCGGTATTGATCAATCTAAAAGACTCGGAAGGGTTATCATTACTGATCCATCATGGCTCCGATAAAAGCATCCGGGCCCTTGCCATTGCCTTATTAGCCGGAAGTGTTTTTATCCTGCCCGCATTGTTTTATCTGCTATACAGTTTTACCCGGCAGGAAGAGCCTGTTGCATAGAGAAAGGAAACTTCCTACAGAGCGGGTTCTTTTCGTTTATTATCAGACCAGGGAATAAAAGCGCCCAGGGTGCCGCGGATACGCCTGAAAAAACCTTCCCGCTCCTGTATGGCTTTAAAATTCTCCGCCCGCGCCGGCGCCGGGTCAATATCCGGTTCGACCTGATTATATTTTTTTAATGAATCGATCACAAAAGGAATATGAACAATTCTCGTCCCGAACCGTCTTCTGGTAAATCCTTTCAATAATGAAGATTGAAAGGGATCTGTAACCAGGGCAATGCTCCTGAATTCCTGTTTGCGGGCGGCCTGGTATCCATAAAAGACGTTCTCCGTGCTATGCTCCGCTTTCAGATCATAAAAAATATGCGCTTCGGGTATGCCCAGTTTTTGTGCATACAGACCCATGATCTTTGCTTCATAGTAAGGAGAGTAAACAGCACTACCCGAAAAAATAAGATTACGGACGATGCCCTGCCTGTAAAGCAGCGCTGCCCATATCACCCGGCCTTTCATTACCGTATCCCATTTACCATCCTTAAACGGCACACCCGGTACAATACCGGCATCAAAAGTTTTGTTTGCTTGCAGCACTTCATTATATAAACGGGCGGGTCGTTTGCGGTAAGAAACACAACCAGACAATATTGTCAGCAATAAAATAATCCCGGCGGCGGCCAAAAATTTATTCTCCATTTCTGTAAAAATACGGCATCTGCAAAGACCATTTATTATTCAACCGGCCGGCTCAAAAAAAATCACGACCGGTTATTGTCGTGATTCTTAAAAAACAAACTATACGAACCTGTTAACTATTCACTAATCACTATTCACTACTAGTGCATCATCTCGCCCATATCCATTTTTTCGGTTGCCCCTTTACGTTTCCGGATAAAGAGAATAAAAGGAATACATACAAGGAACATCAACCCCAGGTATAAAAATACATCCATGTAAGAAAGTACGGTAGCCTGCTTGGTAACAGTAAAGTCGAGCAATTTATGCGCAGACTGCAGCGCCACATCGGGCGTCATGCCCTTTGCCATAAAGCTATGCTGCAGTGCATTGACCCGTTGTTGTACATTCAGATCATTTACATTCAGTTTGGAAACGAGATCGTTCCGGTACAACATATTCCTGTTCGCAATAAAGGTAGTGATCGCTGCCACTCCAAAGGAACCGCCCAGTTGGCGCATCATCCCCGTAAAAGCCGCACCCTGCCCTATCTCCTGCCCCCGCAATGTGGAAAGCGCAAGCGTGGTAATGGGGATGAACAGCAATCCAAGCCCCACCCCCCGAACGATCAGCATCCAGAAGAAAGCATCTTTGCCCGTATCCGGTGTAATAATTTTATATCCCCAAAAACTGTATATAAAGAAGAGGAAGAGGCCTGTTGCCACCATGTATTGCTGCGGCACGCCCTTGGCGATCATTCTGCCGATCACCGGCATCATAAAGGCAGTTGCCACCGTAGCCGGTATCATCAAAAGCCCCGCCTGGAAGGCCGTCCAGCCCAGTATGCTTTGAGTATAGAGTGGCACTATAAACGTAGAGCCATACAACCCGAAGCCCAATATAAAGGACATGATCGTTCCGATCCGGAGGTTCCCGTTCTTCAACACTCTTAGTTCCACGATCGGGTTCTTATAGGTCAGCTCCCGCCAGATGAAAAAGAACAATCCTAAAATAGCTGAAATGGTAAGCGTCACTATTATTTTACTTGAAAACCAGTCATCCTCATGTCCCCGCTCCAGTATGTATTGCAGGGAGCCCA
Proteins encoded in this region:
- a CDS encoding cytochrome ubiquinol oxidase subunit I, producing MDDFIAARSQMALSLGFHIIFSCIGMIMPFFMAVSHYKWLKNGDPVYRNVTRAWSRGVAIFFATGAVSGTVLSFELGLLWPEFMKHAGPIFGMPFSLEGTAFFIEAIALGFYLYGWNRFNKWFHWWTGVVVGVSGLLSGILVVAANAWMNSPAGFDYVNGQYINIDPIAAMFNKAWFSQALHMILAALTATGFAVAGVHAFMILKRKNIRFHRKAFRIAAVFACVGAVLQPLSGDISAKNVGARQPEKLAAMEAHFKTEAKAGLIIGGIPDVKNETVRYAIKIPGALSFLAHGDFSTPVTGLDAFPKDSRPPVAITHYAFQTMVAIGMLMLLIAVFYFFTLWKRKKWLEKRWLLKLFALATPAGFLAVEAGWTVTEVGRQPWIIYGIMRTRDAVTPMPGIVYSFYIFTAVYFSLSIIVVFLLYRQVKMVGQLYDVS
- a CDS encoding cytochrome d ubiquinol oxidase subunit II: MLYIVMAYLWAAVLLYVLMGGADFGAGILEFFSTQKSKDKTRTVMYRAIGPIWEANHMWLIIAIVVLFVGFPVIYSTLSVYLHIPLAIMLLGIVARGTAFSFRNYDAVKDRMQGIYSKTFMYSSVITPLFLGIIAGSAVSGKINLQATSFVEAYIFSWLGFFQVAVGVFTVTICGFLAAIFIIGETKTEADRLRFITKAKHMSIAALTAAALVLLAAFKDGVPLTHWLFGNPVSFTCVLLAVVSLAWMWVSLFRQSTKWLRIIAGAQITLLLVAITYEHYPVLINLKDSEGLSLLIHHGSDKSIRALAIALLAGSVFILPALFYLLYSFTRQEEPVA
- a CDS encoding YdcF family protein: MENKFLAAAGIILLLTILSGCVSYRKRPARLYNEVLQANKTFDAGIVPGVPFKDGKWDTVMKGRVIWAALLYRQGIVRNLIFSGSAVYSPYYEAKIMGLYAQKLGIPEAHIFYDLKAEHSTENVFYGYQAARKQEFRSIALVTDPFQSSLLKGFTRRRFGTRIVHIPFVIDSLKKYNQVEPDIDPAPARAENFKAIQEREGFFRRIRGTLGAFIPWSDNKRKEPAL
- a CDS encoding DHA2 family efflux MFS transporter permease subunit, producing MEQQDSLVEYGARRAIITITAIICALLEIVDSTIVNVALNDMKGNLGATLSEVGWVITAYAIGNVIIVPMTSWLSQQFGRRNYFAVSIVIFTICSFLCGNATSIWELVAFRFLQGLGGGALLVTSQTIITESYPIEKRGMAQAIYGLGVIAGPTLGPPLGGYIVDNFSWPYIFYINIPLGIIATLLTLQFVRSPRYAAKKAAHEIDWLGIFLLAVTVGSLQYILERGHEDDWFSSKIIVTLTISAILGLFFFIWRELTYKNPIVELRVLKNGNLRIGTIMSFILGFGLYGSTFIVPLYTQSILGWTAFQAGLLMIPATVATAFMMPVIGRMIAKGVPQQYMVATGLFLFFIYSFWGYKIITPDTGKDAFFWMLIVRGVGLGLLFIPITTLALSTLRGQEIGQGAAFTGMMRQLGGSFGVAAITTFIANRNMLYRNDLVSKLNVNDLNVQQRVNALQHSFMAKGMTPDVALQSAHKLLDFTVTKQATVLSYMDVFLYLGLMFLVCIPFILFIRKRKGATEKMDMGEMMH